Proteins encoded together in one Desulfuromonas thiophila window:
- the cbiB gene encoding adenosylcobinamide-phosphate synthase CbiB codes for MPLWMHLLAALALDALCGDPPRWPHPVQAIGRAALAVEAPLRRRLDDGFRAGLVAVMVMVGGTALLSAAVVYGAAAIHPRLGDLVSILVLYTTLATRSLSDHARAVQLPLQQGDLTTARAQLARLVGRDTEQLNEAEISRATVESVAENTVDGVTAPLLFAVVGGPVAAMTYKAINTLDSTFGYKTERYLHFGRAAARLDDAANFIPARLTALLTIPAAALAGLDGKKAWRILRRDRHNHPSPNGGQIEAAVAGALHVRLGGANRYFGQSSFRPYLGDADQPLTAHHIGAGLRLMIWTTALVAVVGLIGRSAFIAFYNGSFTP; via the coding sequence ATGCCGCTGTGGATGCATCTGTTGGCCGCCCTGGCCCTCGACGCCCTGTGTGGTGATCCGCCGCGTTGGCCGCATCCGGTGCAGGCCATCGGTCGCGCTGCCCTGGCCGTGGAAGCTCCGCTGCGCCGCCGGCTGGATGACGGCTTTCGCGCCGGGCTGGTCGCGGTCATGGTGATGGTCGGCGGCACTGCCCTGCTCAGCGCTGCTGTGGTGTATGGCGCGGCAGCAATCCACCCGCGCCTTGGCGACCTGGTTTCCATCCTCGTCCTCTACACCACCCTGGCGACACGCAGCCTCAGCGATCATGCCCGCGCCGTGCAGCTCCCATTGCAACAGGGCGATCTGACCACGGCCCGCGCCCAACTGGCGCGCCTGGTGGGACGCGATACCGAACAGTTGAACGAGGCGGAAATCAGCCGTGCCACCGTCGAAAGTGTGGCGGAAAACACCGTGGACGGCGTCACCGCACCGCTGCTGTTCGCCGTGGTCGGCGGACCGGTGGCAGCCATGACCTACAAGGCCATCAACACCCTCGATTCCACCTTCGGCTACAAAACCGAGCGCTACCTCCATTTTGGTCGTGCTGCCGCACGCCTCGACGATGCGGCCAATTTCATCCCGGCGCGCCTCACCGCGCTGCTGACCATTCCGGCGGCAGCACTGGCCGGGCTCGACGGGAAAAAAGCCTGGCGCATCCTGCGCCGCGATCGCCACAACCACCCCAGCCCCAACGGCGGCCAGATCGAGGCGGCCGTAGCCGGCGCGCTGCACGTCCGCCTCGGCGGCGCAAACCGTTACTTCGGCCAGTCCTCGTTTCGCCCCTACTTGGGCGATGCTGACCAGCCTCTGACGGCACACCATATCGGTGCCGGGCTGCGTCTGATGATCTGGACCACCGCCCTGGTTGCCGTGGTCGGTCTGATCGGACGCAGTGCTTTTATCGCTTTTTATAACGGGAGTTTTACCCCATGA
- a CDS encoding cobyric acid synthase, with protein MTLNQPPRHQHGGNLSQLLQRSGTDTLVDFSANLNPLGPPEWLRPLISAHISDLVHYPDPHCSALTQAVAERFATTTDQVLIGNGASELLHLLIRGLAKTRLVLPLPSYADYNEVARLHAMHVTSLVLSESNGFALELDTLETCLDADHAADTLVILGQPNNPTGSQLAVEELRALVRRHPLTTFLIDESFLDLSDAPASLGHERPANVIILQSLTKTYAIAGLRLGIALGNADLMARCRRLQPLWSVNTLAQEVGQAALADDDYRLRSRAFVREQRQALAEMVAQLPGVSVFPGNANFLLCRLDHPQFTAVHLTEQALQQGIALRACDNFAGLDARYFRVAVRPPAEQQRLEQVLTGLLAPRRAIPRKRKTPALMFQGTGSNAGKSVLTAALCRILYQDGFDVAPFKAQNMSLNSFVTCDGGEMGRAQVMQAQACRLDPDVRMNPVLLKPNSDTGSQIIVLGKAVGNMHFRAYAEHKRDIFEQVKRSYDSLAAEHQVMVLEGAGSPAEINLKSGDIVNMNMARYAAAPVLLVGDIDRGGVFASFVGTMELLNEAERHQVAGFVINRFRGDATLLGSALDATLRHSGKPVLGVVPYLHRLGLPEEDSVSFKQGTLHTATDAMAEDGLDIAIIDLPHISNFTDIDALTIEPDVRLRVVRHADQLGRPDALILPGSKNVAADLIHLRHSGLADRLLQRADDERCEIVGICGGFQMLGTTLRDPHAIEGTKEPLAGLGLLPLDTCLEPDKTTLQTRCQHLPSGHDLIGYEIHHGHTTAAGLQPLAYNAAGELIGGAMRNGRVWGTYLHGLFDADPFRRWFIDRLRQRRGWPCDGRIRACYDLEPAFDRLADTVRAALDLDALYRRIGL; from the coding sequence TGGGGCCGCCGGAATGGCTGCGCCCGCTGATCAGCGCCCACATCAGCGACCTGGTGCACTACCCCGATCCACACTGTAGCGCCCTGACCCAGGCTGTGGCCGAGCGCTTTGCCACCACCACGGATCAGGTGCTGATCGGCAACGGCGCCAGCGAACTGCTCCATCTGCTCATCCGCGGTCTGGCCAAAACGCGGTTGGTGCTACCGCTGCCCAGCTATGCCGATTATAACGAAGTGGCACGCCTCCACGCCATGCACGTCACCTCCCTTGTATTGAGTGAAAGCAACGGCTTTGCACTGGAGTTGGATACCCTGGAAACGTGTCTGGATGCAGACCACGCCGCCGACACCCTGGTGATCCTCGGCCAGCCCAACAACCCCACCGGCAGCCAATTGGCCGTGGAAGAGCTGCGCGCCCTGGTCCGGCGACATCCGCTAACGACATTCCTCATCGACGAATCGTTCCTCGATCTCAGCGATGCGCCCGCCAGTCTCGGCCATGAGCGCCCGGCCAACGTCATCATCCTGCAGTCGCTGACCAAGACCTACGCCATCGCCGGATTGCGCCTCGGCATCGCCCTCGGCAATGCCGACCTCATGGCGCGTTGTCGCCGTCTGCAACCGTTGTGGAGCGTCAACACCCTGGCGCAGGAGGTGGGCCAAGCCGCCCTGGCCGACGACGACTACCGCCTACGCAGCCGCGCCTTTGTCCGTGAGCAGCGCCAGGCGTTGGCCGAGATGGTGGCACAACTGCCGGGCGTCAGCGTGTTCCCCGGTAACGCCAACTTTCTGCTCTGCCGCCTCGATCATCCCCAGTTCACTGCCGTGCACCTGACGGAGCAGGCCCTGCAGCAGGGCATCGCCCTGCGCGCCTGCGATAACTTTGCCGGACTCGACGCCCGTTACTTCCGCGTGGCCGTGCGTCCGCCCGCAGAGCAGCAACGCCTCGAACAGGTGCTCACCGGCCTGCTCGCCCCGCGCCGGGCCATCCCCCGAAAACGCAAAACCCCGGCCCTCATGTTCCAGGGCACCGGCTCCAATGCCGGCAAGAGTGTCCTCACCGCCGCCCTGTGCCGCATCCTCTACCAGGATGGCTTTGATGTGGCACCGTTCAAAGCGCAGAACATGTCGCTCAATTCCTTCGTCACTTGCGACGGCGGCGAGATGGGCCGCGCCCAGGTGATGCAGGCCCAGGCCTGCCGCCTCGACCCGGACGTGCGCATGAACCCGGTGCTGCTCAAGCCCAACAGCGACACCGGCTCGCAGATCATCGTCCTCGGCAAGGCGGTCGGCAACATGCATTTTCGCGCTTATGCCGAACACAAGCGCGACATCTTCGAACAGGTCAAACGCAGCTACGACAGCCTGGCCGCCGAGCATCAGGTGATGGTGCTCGAAGGCGCGGGCAGCCCGGCCGAAATCAACCTCAAATCCGGCGACATCGTCAATATGAACATGGCCCGTTACGCCGCCGCCCCGGTGCTGCTGGTGGGCGATATCGACCGCGGCGGCGTGTTTGCCTCGTTCGTCGGCACCATGGAACTGCTCAACGAAGCGGAGCGCCATCAGGTGGCCGGGTTCGTCATCAACCGTTTTCGCGGTGATGCTACCCTGCTCGGCAGCGCCCTCGACGCCACCCTGCGCCATAGCGGCAAACCGGTGCTCGGTGTGGTCCCCTATCTTCATCGCCTCGGTCTGCCCGAAGAGGATTCGGTGTCGTTCAAGCAGGGCACGCTCCATACCGCAACGGATGCGATGGCGGAAGACGGCCTCGACATCGCGATCATCGACCTGCCACACATCTCCAACTTTACCGACATCGATGCCCTGACCATTGAGCCGGATGTGCGGCTGCGCGTGGTGCGCCACGCCGACCAGTTGGGCCGCCCGGACGCGCTGATCCTGCCCGGCAGCAAGAATGTCGCTGCCGATCTGATCCATCTGCGCCATAGCGGCCTGGCGGACAGGCTTTTGCAACGGGCTGATGACGAACGCTGCGAGATCGTCGGCATCTGCGGCGGTTTCCAGATGCTCGGCACCACCCTGCGCGACCCCCATGCCATCGAAGGGACCAAGGAGCCTCTAGCGGGCCTCGGTCTGCTGCCCCTCGATACCTGCCTGGAGCCGGACAAAACCACGCTGCAAACCCGCTGCCAGCATCTCCCCTCCGGTCATGACCTGATCGGTTACGAGATCCACCACGGTCATACGACCGCCGCCGGTCTGCAACCTCTGGCCTACAACGCCGCCGGGGAGCTGATCGGCGGGGCCATGCGCAACGGTCGGGTGTGGGGCACTTATTTGCACGGTCTGTTCGATGCCGATCCGTTCCGCCGCTGGTTCATCGACCGCCTGCGCCAGCGACGCGGCTGGCCGTGCGATGGTCGCATCCGTGCCTGTTACGATCTGGAACCGGCCTTTGACCGCCTTGCCGACACGGTGCGCGCCGCCCTCGACCTGGACGCCCTGTATCGGAGGATCGGCCTGTGA